A stretch of Anaerolineae bacterium DNA encodes these proteins:
- a CDS encoding SGNH/GDSL hydrolase family protein, translating to MYWLVFISILLLGLGLIVGAFLTYRRWWPSETPKRRILENLTLGLLGLFIILMMAEIYFKLFFAQTDGYTFVLAAQNWRQKYWQPINSLGYRDREWTPEDVAGKTRVMVVGDSFVAGTGIKNYEDRFPNQLAKLLGPEYAVFVVASPGWSTENEIKAMIDYPHAPDILILSYFINDIEQAAYNRGFERPEFVSRPTGIWGSLVNNSYALNFLYWRWYRFTQPPPRPDYLTWIASLYRNPELWWQHRQELFTIIEGAHAENIPLLVVVFPSLDDVEKSRSITQIVVDFFREQNVPVLDISSLLAGRDPAETTTSPLDAHPNQAVNLEIAGQLYQMIRDINK from the coding sequence ATGTATTGGCTTGTATTTATCTCGATTTTACTTTTAGGGCTGGGATTAATCGTTGGCGCTTTTTTGACCTATCGCCGCTGGTGGCCCTCTGAAACCCCGAAACGGCGTATTTTAGAAAATTTAACGCTGGGCCTCTTGGGCTTGTTTATCATTTTAATGATGGCCGAAATTTATTTTAAACTGTTTTTTGCCCAAACCGATGGCTACACTTTTGTTCTGGCGGCCCAAAACTGGCGCCAAAAGTACTGGCAGCCTATCAATTCGTTGGGGTATCGGGACCGGGAATGGACGCCTGAAGATGTTGCCGGCAAAACCAGGGTAATGGTTGTAGGCGACTCGTTTGTGGCCGGCACGGGCATCAAAAACTATGAAGACCGTTTTCCCAACCAACTGGCTAAATTGTTGGGGCCGGAATACGCGGTTTTTGTCGTGGCGTCGCCGGGCTGGTCCACTGAAAACGAAATCAAGGCCATGATTGACTACCCCCACGCCCCTGATATTTTGATTTTATCCTATTTTATCAACGACATTGAACAGGCGGCCTATAACCGGGGCTTTGAGCGGCCGGAGTTTGTGTCCAGGCCCACCGGAATTTGGGGCAGCCTGGTCAACAACTCTTACGCCTTGAATTTTCTCTACTGGCGTTGGTACCGTTTTACCCAACCGCCGCCCCGGCCCGATTATTTAACCTGGATCGCTTCTCTTTACCGGAATCCCGAATTATGGTGGCAGCATCGTCAAGAATTGTTCACCATTATCGAGGGCGCTCATGCCGAAAACATTCCTCTTTTGGTGGTGGTCTTTCCCAGCCTGGACGATGTTGAAAAAAGCCGTTCTATCACCCAAATTGTGGTTGATTTTTTTAGAGAACAAAACGTGCCGGTATTGGATATAAGCTCTCTTTTGGCCGGCCGGGATCCGGCTGAAACTACCACCAGTCCCCTTGATGCTCACCCCAATCAAGCAGTCAATCTGGAAATTGCCGGACAACTTTACCAAATGATCCGGGATATTAATAAATAG